From Arthrobacter sp. FW306-2-2C-D06B, a single genomic window includes:
- a CDS encoding MOSC domain-containing protein codes for MDTASLLAVCRVHELLPDPEGSVGVTAIDKRPVDGPVKVHKLGIHGDIQASRIHHGGEDQALYAYSQADADYWANELQRDMPAGIFGENLRVAGIETSGAVIGERWKIGLDVEVEVTSPRVPCATFQRRMNEPQWVKRFTEAGRVGTYLRVVKTGSISAGDYIHKLFVPKHGITVGQWFSNPNLDDMQLLLDAEADGEVLLQSDYHDTFEKLMRRNGVDA; via the coding sequence ATGGATACCGCATCGTTGCTTGCTGTTTGCCGGGTACACGAACTCCTGCCCGATCCCGAAGGTTCGGTCGGAGTGACGGCCATTGACAAGCGCCCCGTCGACGGCCCGGTGAAGGTCCACAAGCTGGGAATCCACGGAGACATCCAGGCGAGCCGGATCCACCATGGCGGCGAGGACCAAGCACTGTATGCGTACTCCCAGGCCGATGCCGATTACTGGGCGAATGAACTCCAGCGGGACATGCCCGCCGGGATCTTCGGGGAGAACCTCCGCGTTGCCGGAATCGAGACCAGCGGCGCAGTGATCGGCGAACGGTGGAAGATCGGCCTGGACGTAGAAGTCGAGGTCACATCCCCGCGTGTGCCGTGCGCAACTTTCCAGCGCCGCATGAATGAACCACAGTGGGTCAAGCGCTTCACGGAGGCAGGGCGGGTCGGCACCTACCTGCGGGTGGTGAAGACCGGCTCCATTTCGGCCGGCGACTACATCCACAAACTGTTTGTGCCGAAACATGGCATTACGGTGGGCCAGTGGTTCAGCAACCCCAACCTCGATGACATGCAATTGCTTCTCGACGCCGAGGCGGACGGAGAGGTCCTTCTCCAGTCCGACTACCACGACACCTTCGAAAAGCTCATGCGCCGCAACGGGGTGGACGCCTGA
- a CDS encoding acyl-CoA dehydrogenase family protein, with product MSHSTTNTSDVLALDSLLSSEELELREKVRDFTDQRIRPNIARWYEDAVFPRELPAELGELGVLGMHLEGYGCPGRTAVEYGLAAMELEAGDSGIRTFVSVQGSLAMTAIHKWGSEEQKEQWLPRMSAGELIGCFALTEPTAGSDPSSMASFARRDGTADDAGWVLNGSKRWIGMASIADVMIVWANTDDGIRGFLVPAGTPGVTATPIDAKLSMRASIQCDVVFNAVRLGPEALLPGAVGLRGPFSCLNEARYGIAWGAMGAARDSYEAALEYAGSRMQFGKPLASYQLTQEKLVNMVLEIQKGTMLALHLGRLKDAGKLRPEQISVGKLNNVREAIKIAREARTILGGNGITLDYPPLRHANNLESVRTYEGTDEVHALILGQHITGVPAFR from the coding sequence ATGAGCCATTCAACGACGAATACCTCCGATGTCCTTGCCCTCGATTCCCTCTTGAGCTCCGAGGAGCTGGAGCTTCGCGAGAAGGTCCGTGATTTCACGGACCAGCGGATCCGGCCGAACATCGCCCGCTGGTACGAGGACGCGGTGTTCCCGCGGGAACTGCCGGCGGAACTCGGCGAACTCGGCGTCCTGGGCATGCACCTGGAGGGCTACGGCTGCCCGGGCCGCACCGCCGTCGAATATGGCCTCGCCGCGATGGAGCTCGAGGCCGGCGATTCCGGCATCCGGACCTTCGTATCGGTCCAGGGCTCCCTGGCCATGACGGCGATCCACAAGTGGGGCAGCGAAGAGCAGAAGGAACAATGGCTCCCGCGCATGTCCGCCGGCGAACTGATCGGCTGTTTTGCCTTGACAGAGCCGACGGCGGGTTCGGATCCGTCGTCGATGGCCAGCTTTGCGCGCCGCGACGGGACGGCCGACGACGCCGGCTGGGTGCTGAATGGTTCCAAGCGCTGGATCGGGATGGCATCGATCGCCGACGTCATGATCGTGTGGGCAAACACTGACGACGGCATCCGGGGCTTCCTGGTTCCGGCCGGCACTCCGGGAGTCACCGCGACTCCCATCGACGCGAAGCTCTCCATGCGCGCCTCGATCCAGTGCGATGTGGTGTTCAACGCCGTCCGGCTGGGTCCGGAGGCACTCCTCCCGGGTGCCGTTGGCCTCCGCGGCCCGTTCTCCTGCCTCAACGAGGCGCGTTACGGCATTGCCTGGGGTGCCATGGGCGCGGCCCGTGACTCCTACGAGGCCGCGCTCGAATATGCCGGAAGCCGCATGCAATTCGGCAAACCCTTGGCCAGCTACCAGTTGACCCAGGAGAAGCTCGTGAACATGGTCCTGGAAATCCAGAAGGGCACCATGCTCGCGCTCCATCTTGGACGGCTCAAGGATGCAGGCAAACTGCGACCGGAACAGATCTCGGTGGGCAAGCTCAACAATGTGCGCGAGGCAATCAAGATCGCCCGCGAAGCCCGCACCATCCTCGGTGGCAACGGCATCACGCTGGATTACCCGCCGTTGCGCCATGCCAACAACCTGGAATCAGTGCGCACCTACGAAGGGACGGACGAGGTACACGCGCTGATCCTGGGCCAACACATTACGGGGGTTCCGGCTTTCCGCTAG
- a CDS encoding sensor histidine kinase, protein MAAADVNAIGLQLRAAKGIGRRRILAGLVLALLLPSAIEVVVSVLEYRNFAMIMLFQLAVSAAVAAIGGLWPAVVSAVLGSMLLNYFSAEPVGSLSIADPATLLTLVIFLAVACGVALAVGLATRRAQEAAHSGAEARALSELALRILSSDGSLESFLDKIRVNLGMESMTLLSTFDSPDAPGPSWQVLASSGLQPPVTHAAADHAAVVDRNYTLLLRGGPLSEQHRRMLAAFGAFVVALRERQQLVKSRQDNVRLAEGNKMRTSILRAVSHDLRTPLAGIKLAVSSLRQEGVTFAPEDERELLATIEDYADRLDHLVDNLLDMSRITADAVNPLLRGLGWHQIMPEALRGVPGERIRNELPANLPYVEADAGILERVVANLVENAVKYAPDSDVVLVARTGAGITVDGRPASELRVMDHGSGIAPAAVLELFQPFQRLDDSPSSRDGRSGIGLGLAVAKGFTEAMGGTLMAEATPGGGLTMVVTLPLWTGGRQ, encoded by the coding sequence ATGGCCGCCGCGGACGTGAACGCAATAGGGCTGCAGCTTCGGGCAGCCAAGGGGATCGGGCGACGCCGCATCCTTGCGGGCCTGGTCCTGGCCCTGCTGCTACCCTCTGCCATCGAAGTCGTGGTATCCGTGCTGGAATACCGGAACTTCGCCATGATCATGCTCTTCCAGCTGGCAGTCTCCGCCGCCGTTGCCGCAATCGGGGGATTGTGGCCTGCCGTGGTCTCCGCCGTCCTCGGCAGCATGCTCTTGAACTACTTCTCGGCCGAACCGGTGGGCTCCCTGTCGATCGCGGATCCCGCCACGCTTCTCACTCTGGTCATCTTCCTTGCCGTGGCGTGCGGAGTTGCGCTCGCCGTTGGTTTGGCGACCCGACGGGCCCAGGAGGCCGCGCATTCCGGAGCCGAGGCAAGGGCACTCAGCGAGTTGGCCCTTCGTATCCTCAGCTCGGACGGCAGCCTTGAATCTTTCCTGGACAAGATCCGCGTCAACCTGGGCATGGAGTCGATGACGCTGCTCTCCACTTTTGACTCGCCGGATGCCCCCGGGCCCAGCTGGCAGGTCCTTGCAAGCTCCGGGCTTCAACCGCCGGTGACCCATGCGGCAGCCGACCACGCCGCCGTCGTCGATCGCAACTACACGCTCCTGCTCCGGGGCGGGCCGCTTTCCGAACAGCACCGGCGCATGCTCGCGGCGTTCGGCGCCTTCGTGGTGGCGTTGCGGGAGCGCCAGCAGCTCGTCAAGAGCAGGCAGGACAATGTGCGCCTGGCCGAAGGCAACAAAATGCGGACCTCCATCCTGCGCGCCGTCTCCCATGATCTCCGCACTCCGCTGGCGGGCATCAAGCTTGCTGTCAGCAGCCTGCGGCAGGAAGGCGTAACCTTTGCCCCCGAAGACGAGCGCGAACTGTTGGCCACCATCGAGGACTACGCGGACCGCTTGGACCATTTGGTCGACAACTTGCTGGACATGTCCCGGATTACCGCGGATGCCGTGAACCCGCTGCTGCGCGGACTGGGCTGGCACCAGATCATGCCGGAGGCTTTGCGAGGCGTGCCGGGGGAGCGCATCCGGAACGAGCTTCCTGCCAACCTTCCGTATGTAGAGGCCGACGCCGGGATACTGGAACGCGTCGTGGCTAACCTCGTGGAAAACGCAGTGAAATACGCGCCCGACTCCGACGTTGTGCTGGTGGCCCGGACCGGCGCGGGCATCACGGTGGACGGGCGGCCGGCCAGCGAACTGCGGGTGATGGACCATGGTTCGGGGATCGCGCCCGCGGCGGTCCTTGAGCTTTTCCAGCCCTTCCAACGACTCGATGACTCTCCATCCAGCCGGGACGGCCGCAGCGGAATCGGCTTGGGACTCGCTGTCGCGAAGGGATTCACCGAGGCCATGGGCGGTACGCTCATGGCTGAGGCGACGCCGGGAGGCGGGCTGACCATGGTGGTCACTCTCCCTCTGTGGACGGGAGGGCGGCAGTGA
- a CDS encoding winged helix-turn-helix transcriptional regulator, which translates to MPLRSDWSERTCSLARGLDVLGDPWGSLVLREVFFGNGRFDAIKTRLQIADNVLSKRLGWLVEAGLLAQRPYLDGARMRQEYVLTPKGEDAMPVLNAIILWSEKHLDAPADNAHMRVIHNGCGLPTASADTCSHCGTRLTAANTSWHSLTRSEHPLALATAPTRHDLPNESEPSA; encoded by the coding sequence ATGCCCTTACGATCCGATTGGTCCGAGCGGACGTGCAGCCTGGCCCGCGGCCTCGATGTCCTGGGAGACCCCTGGGGAAGTCTGGTGCTGCGGGAAGTCTTCTTCGGCAACGGGCGCTTCGATGCCATCAAGACCCGGCTCCAGATCGCAGACAACGTCCTCAGCAAAAGACTGGGTTGGCTGGTTGAAGCGGGCCTCCTTGCCCAACGGCCCTATCTGGATGGTGCTCGGATGCGCCAGGAGTACGTCCTCACCCCCAAGGGCGAGGATGCCATGCCTGTCTTGAACGCCATCATCCTGTGGTCCGAGAAACATCTCGATGCCCCGGCGGACAACGCCCACATGCGCGTGATCCACAACGGTTGCGGACTGCCGACGGCGTCGGCTGATACCTGCTCGCACTGCGGGACCCGGCTGACCGCCGCCAACACCAGCTGGCATAGCCTCACACGATCGGAACACCCGTTGGCCTTGGCCACTGCTCCCACTAGACATGACCTCCCGAACGAATCGGAGCCCTCCGCATGA
- a CDS encoding phosphocholine-specific phospholipase C codes for MSTDTPQTKNHSNAGISRRGFLGTAAAATALAATGSLLPPSVQAAMAKPVAPGSLQSIKHVIVLMQENRSFDHYFGSLRGVRGYADKSIIRLPNGRSMFEQPRSTGESVLPFSLRKAAELAGRPDSDIQYLNALDHSFSGTTAAWNHGWCDKWVPAKSASTMTFYERSDIPLQYELADTFTICDAYHCSVNGSTNPNRNYLWSGTTGTEPGSTKRAVTNAAYSYDHGGYNWTTYPERLEQAGISWQIYQDWDNFTDNAVEYFQTFKAIGHKMLAAVDGNLRTTEEFYDKLAGKAPAEQDRLLAQLEQARGLLSDAEKALFDKGMRRGRPNTLLQRLSADISAGSLPKVSWLVPSAADSEHPSSSTPVGSANFVYRLLDTVASNPDIWASTAIFLNFDENDGYFDHVPPPVQPRPESGESTDWTTALPVGLGPRVPMTVVSPWTIGGYVSSEVFDHTSVIRFLERWTGVQEPNISPWRREVCGDLTGVFNFDAAGTPPVLDHPGPVPAKISRWRPNPPAVQVAPIQESGSRPARPLPYRPRTSAAVTTGGITLSLDNNGTQSAHFAVYGYAGEVTEPRHLDVKSPLTVELPVVGGSFDVIVTGPNRYQYELKGSTAGAAAGVDVTVNGPRGKKEVEIELRNNGAKTVQLNIAALQYAGDKDQQVLKPGQKKKIGWPTLQGWYDVEVTSPDDSSFRRRLTGREEDGQVGISG; via the coding sequence ATGTCAACGGACACCCCGCAAACGAAGAATCATTCCAACGCTGGAATCTCCCGACGAGGCTTTCTCGGCACCGCCGCCGCGGCCACAGCCCTCGCAGCCACGGGTTCGCTCTTGCCGCCTTCCGTCCAGGCAGCCATGGCCAAACCGGTGGCACCGGGAAGCCTCCAGTCCATCAAGCACGTCATTGTGCTCATGCAGGAGAACCGCTCCTTCGACCACTACTTCGGTTCGCTCCGCGGCGTACGCGGCTACGCAGACAAGTCCATCATCCGGCTGCCCAATGGCCGTTCCATGTTCGAACAGCCTCGCTCCACTGGCGAGAGCGTCCTGCCGTTCTCACTTCGCAAAGCTGCGGAGCTCGCCGGCCGGCCGGATTCGGATATCCAGTACCTGAACGCCTTGGACCACTCCTTCTCGGGCACTACTGCAGCGTGGAACCACGGCTGGTGCGACAAGTGGGTTCCGGCCAAGAGCGCCTCCACCATGACGTTCTATGAGCGCTCGGACATCCCCTTGCAGTACGAGCTCGCTGACACGTTCACGATCTGCGATGCCTACCACTGCTCCGTGAACGGCTCCACCAACCCCAACCGCAACTACCTCTGGAGCGGCACCACGGGAACCGAGCCCGGCAGCACCAAGCGTGCCGTGACGAACGCCGCCTACAGCTACGACCATGGGGGCTACAACTGGACCACTTACCCGGAACGGCTTGAACAGGCCGGCATCTCCTGGCAGATCTACCAGGATTGGGACAACTTCACGGACAACGCGGTGGAGTACTTCCAGACATTCAAGGCGATCGGCCACAAGATGCTGGCAGCCGTGGACGGGAACCTGCGCACCACCGAGGAGTTCTACGACAAACTCGCGGGCAAGGCGCCGGCCGAGCAGGACCGGCTCCTGGCCCAGTTGGAACAAGCCCGGGGGCTCCTGAGCGACGCCGAGAAGGCCCTCTTCGACAAGGGCATGCGTCGTGGCCGCCCTAACACCCTCTTGCAGCGCCTCAGCGCAGACATCAGCGCCGGTTCCCTGCCGAAAGTCAGCTGGCTTGTACCCTCCGCTGCCGATTCCGAACACCCCAGTTCCTCCACGCCTGTGGGAAGCGCCAACTTCGTCTACCGCCTGCTGGACACCGTTGCCAGCAACCCGGACATCTGGGCCAGCACCGCCATCTTCCTGAATTTCGACGAGAACGATGGCTACTTCGACCATGTTCCCCCGCCCGTGCAGCCGCGCCCGGAATCGGGCGAATCCACGGACTGGACCACGGCGTTGCCCGTTGGCCTCGGACCCCGTGTCCCCATGACCGTCGTGTCACCGTGGACCATCGGGGGCTATGTCAGCTCCGAGGTTTTCGACCACACCTCCGTCATCCGTTTCCTGGAGCGCTGGACCGGCGTGCAGGAACCAAACATTTCGCCGTGGCGCCGTGAGGTGTGCGGTGACCTGACCGGCGTCTTCAATTTCGACGCCGCGGGCACGCCGCCGGTCCTGGATCACCCGGGCCCGGTGCCGGCCAAGATCTCCCGCTGGCGTCCGAACCCGCCGGCCGTGCAGGTGGCACCCATCCAGGAATCCGGAAGCCGACCGGCACGCCCGCTCCCCTACCGGCCACGGACATCCGCTGCGGTGACGACCGGCGGCATCACGCTCTCGTTGGACAACAACGGCACGCAGTCTGCGCACTTCGCCGTCTACGGCTACGCGGGCGAGGTTACTGAGCCACGGCACCTCGATGTGAAAAGCCCTCTGACTGTGGAGTTGCCTGTTGTCGGAGGCTCCTTCGACGTGATCGTCACCGGCCCCAACCGTTACCAATACGAACTGAAGGGCTCGACGGCGGGTGCCGCGGCCGGCGTCGACGTCACCGTCAATGGCCCGCGCGGCAAGAAGGAGGTGGAAATCGAGTTGCGCAACAACGGAGCCAAGACCGTCCAGCTCAACATCGCAGCGCTGCAGTACGCCGGGGATAAAGACCAGCAGGTCTTGAAGCCGGGCCAGAAGAAGAAGATCGGATGGCCGACGCTCCAGGGCTGGTACGACGTCGAAGTCACCTCGCCTGACGATTCCTCCTTCCGTCGCCGCCTCACGGGTCGCGAAGAAGACGGCCAGGTGGGCATCTCCGGCTAG
- a CDS encoding DEAD/DEAH box helicase, whose protein sequence is MPENLNDPFVAESAEEAETAVEIAETAPAAEFIEAPAPVEAPAFVEAPAEAPAKAEAPAKAEAPAESPVEEEEEGVRFVDLGIDPRVLAALQDVGYEKPSPIQAATIPLLLEGRDVVGLAQTGTGKTAAFAVPALSRLAELHDLNGPSRKTQALVLAPTRELALQVAEAFTSYAKHIDDFTVLPVYGGSAYGPQLAGLRRGAQVVVGTPGRVIDHISKGSLDLSELQYLVLDEADEMLRMGFAEDVEQIFQQTPEDRQVALFSATMPSQIRRMSKQYLNNPAEISVKSKTTTGANTRQRYLQVMGPHKLDALTRILEVEEFDGVIAFVRTKMATEDLADKLKSRGFQAAAINGDIPQQQRERTVDALKEGRIDILVATDVAARGLDVERISHVVNYDIPHDTESYVHRIGRTGRAGRSGDAILFMTPREKYLLRSIEKATRQPVEQMHLPTAETVNTLRLGKFADKITETLESEDVAAFRDLISSYEEEHNVPASEIAAALAVMAQGGQPLLVKELPAAPEFQKRERSKDGFGSRGPTRTLTEGNATYRIAVGRRQRVMPGSIVGAIANEGGISSAQIGGIDIRSDHSLVELPADLSPEQLRALSRTRIGGELIHLELDNGRKPASDRGGERGGYSGGSRGGDRGGYSGGDRGGNFKGNGGFKKEFRKTEGDRGGYSGGERSSADRGGRSYSERSGAGASAGTGSYADRGARKPRTGGDAGNRDFNRKGKW, encoded by the coding sequence ATGCCCGAAAACCTGAACGACCCGTTCGTCGCCGAGTCTGCTGAAGAAGCAGAGACCGCCGTCGAGATCGCCGAAACCGCACCCGCCGCTGAGTTCATCGAGGCCCCGGCCCCGGTTGAGGCCCCTGCCTTTGTTGAGGCACCCGCTGAAGCACCCGCTAAGGCTGAAGCGCCCGCTAAGGCTGAGGCCCCGGCCGAATCACCCGTCGAGGAAGAGGAAGAGGGCGTCCGCTTCGTCGACCTCGGAATCGACCCCCGCGTCCTGGCGGCCCTGCAGGACGTCGGCTACGAGAAGCCGTCTCCGATCCAGGCAGCAACCATTCCGCTGCTGCTCGAAGGCCGCGACGTCGTCGGCCTCGCCCAGACCGGCACCGGTAAGACTGCAGCATTCGCAGTACCGGCTCTGTCCCGCCTGGCCGAACTCCACGACCTCAACGGCCCGTCTCGCAAGACCCAGGCCCTGGTTCTCGCCCCGACCCGCGAGCTTGCGCTCCAGGTTGCCGAGGCCTTCACCTCGTACGCCAAGCACATCGATGACTTCACCGTTCTCCCTGTCTATGGTGGCTCCGCCTATGGCCCGCAGCTTGCTGGCCTGCGCCGCGGTGCGCAGGTTGTTGTCGGTACCCCGGGCCGCGTCATCGACCACATCTCCAAGGGTTCACTGGACCTGTCCGAGCTGCAGTACCTCGTACTGGACGAAGCCGACGAGATGCTCCGCATGGGCTTCGCCGAGGACGTTGAGCAGATCTTCCAGCAGACCCCGGAAGACCGTCAGGTTGCGCTGTTCTCCGCGACCATGCCGAGCCAGATCCGCCGGATGTCCAAGCAGTACCTGAACAACCCCGCCGAGATCTCGGTCAAGTCCAAGACGACCACCGGCGCCAACACCCGCCAGCGGTACCTGCAGGTCATGGGCCCGCACAAGCTCGACGCACTGACCCGCATCCTCGAGGTGGAAGAGTTCGACGGCGTTATCGCCTTCGTGCGCACCAAGATGGCAACCGAGGACCTGGCTGACAAGCTGAAGTCCCGCGGCTTCCAGGCCGCCGCGATCAACGGTGACATTCCGCAGCAGCAGCGCGAACGGACTGTCGACGCGCTGAAGGAAGGCCGCATTGACATCCTGGTCGCCACCGACGTCGCGGCCCGCGGCCTTGACGTTGAGCGCATCAGCCACGTAGTCAACTACGACATCCCGCACGACACCGAGTCCTACGTCCACCGCATCGGCCGTACCGGCCGTGCAGGCCGTAGCGGCGACGCCATCCTGTTCATGACGCCGCGGGAGAAGTACCTGCTGCGTTCGATCGAGAAGGCCACCCGCCAGCCGGTTGAGCAGATGCACCTGCCCACCGCCGAGACGGTCAACACCTTGCGTTTGGGCAAGTTCGCGGACAAGATCACCGAGACCCTCGAGTCCGAGGACGTTGCCGCTTTCCGTGACTTGATCTCCTCCTACGAAGAGGAGCACAACGTTCCGGCTTCGGAGATCGCCGCTGCACTGGCCGTCATGGCGCAGGGCGGCCAGCCGCTCCTGGTCAAGGAACTGCCGGCTGCACCGGAATTCCAGAAGCGCGAGCGCTCCAAGGACGGCTTTGGTTCCCGTGGCCCCACCCGCACCCTGACCGAGGGCAACGCCACCTACCGGATCGCCGTCGGACGCCGCCAGCGCGTCATGCCGGGTTCGATCGTTGGCGCCATTGCCAACGAAGGCGGCATCTCCTCGGCACAGATCGGCGGGATCGACATCCGCTCGGACCACTCCCTGGTGGAGCTTCCGGCGGACTTGAGCCCCGAGCAATTGCGCGCCCTGTCCCGCACCCGGATCGGCGGCGAGCTGATTCACCTCGAGCTGGACAACGGTCGCAAGCCTGCCTCTGACCGCGGCGGCGAGCGTGGCGGCTACTCCGGTGGCAGCCGCGGCGGCGACCGTGGCGGTTACTCCGGTGGAGACCGTGGCGGAAACTTCAAGGGCAACGGCGGCTTCAAAAAGGAGTTCCGTAAGACCGAAGGCGACCGCGGTGGTTACTCCGGTGGCGAGCGTTCCTCCGCTGACCGCGGCGGCCGTTCCTACAGCGAGCGCAGCGGCGCCGGCGCAAGCGCCGGAACGGGCAGCTACGCCGACCGAGGCGCACGCAAGCCGCGCACTGGCGGCGACGCAGGCAACCGCGATTTCAACCGCAAGGGTAAGTGGTAA
- a CDS encoding MFS transporter, producing MTAPNPTELSAGKSAGKTPRKRRLHPAWMVAAVAFLALVGAAGFRAAPGVLMVPLQQEFGWSTTVLSLAVSINLVLFGLTAPFAAALMERFGIRTVTSIALCLIGLGSALTVFVNQSWQILLTWGVLIGLGTGSMALVFAATIANTWFSKNRGLVIGILTAGSAAGQLVFLPFIAVLAQSPGWRGASLLIAAGALAVVPLVLRWLKNSPADVGVQPYGAEEEQPTTAGTAPVADATTAEGSKAPNAAVRALQVLKRASKVRTFWALVAGFAICGATTNGLIGTHFIPSAHDHGMPETTAAGLLAVVGIFDIVGTIASGWLTDRFNPKVLLAVYYQFRGVGLLVLPVLLGSTVQPSMILFVVVYGLDWVATVPPTAAICRKVFGADGSVVFGWVFAAHQLGAAAAALLAGYIRDATGHYTYAWIGAAAMCTVAAVISATIRKDAGKKEPVPVGA from the coding sequence ATGACCGCACCCAATCCCACGGAACTTTCCGCAGGGAAATCAGCCGGCAAGACCCCGCGGAAGCGGCGCCTCCACCCCGCTTGGATGGTGGCCGCCGTCGCGTTTCTGGCCCTTGTGGGCGCAGCCGGATTCCGGGCAGCGCCAGGCGTGCTGATGGTGCCGCTGCAACAGGAATTCGGCTGGTCAACAACCGTCCTGTCGCTCGCCGTCAGTATCAACCTGGTGTTGTTCGGCCTCACCGCGCCCTTCGCGGCCGCACTGATGGAGCGCTTCGGAATCCGGACGGTCACCTCGATCGCCCTCTGCCTGATCGGCCTCGGCTCCGCCCTGACGGTATTCGTGAACCAGTCCTGGCAGATCCTGCTGACCTGGGGTGTGCTGATCGGGCTCGGCACCGGATCCATGGCCCTGGTTTTCGCGGCCACCATCGCCAACACCTGGTTCTCCAAGAACCGCGGACTGGTGATCGGCATACTGACGGCGGGCAGCGCCGCCGGGCAGCTTGTGTTCCTGCCCTTCATCGCGGTGCTCGCGCAGAGCCCGGGCTGGCGCGGCGCCTCGCTGCTGATCGCAGCCGGAGCGCTCGCGGTGGTGCCGCTCGTGCTGCGCTGGCTCAAGAACTCACCTGCCGACGTCGGGGTCCAGCCTTACGGTGCCGAAGAAGAGCAGCCCACGACGGCGGGCACCGCTCCGGTTGCGGACGCCACCACAGCTGAAGGCTCCAAGGCGCCCAACGCCGCCGTGCGGGCACTGCAGGTGCTCAAACGCGCCAGCAAAGTGCGCACCTTCTGGGCCTTGGTTGCCGGTTTCGCCATCTGCGGTGCCACCACCAACGGCCTGATCGGCACCCACTTCATTCCCTCGGCGCACGACCACGGAATGCCGGAAACCACCGCGGCAGGCTTGCTGGCCGTCGTCGGGATCTTCGACATCGTGGGCACCATCGCTTCCGGGTGGTTGACGGACCGCTTCAATCCCAAGGTGCTCCTCGCCGTTTATTACCAGTTCCGGGGGGTCGGGCTGTTGGTGCTGCCCGTGCTTCTGGGGTCCACGGTGCAACCCAGCATGATCCTGTTCGTTGTGGTCTACGGCCTGGACTGGGTAGCCACTGTGCCCCCGACGGCGGCCATCTGCCGGAAGGTGTTCGGCGCGGACGGTTCGGTGGTGTTTGGCTGGGTCTTCGCGGCGCACCAGCTCGGGGCCGCGGCTGCCGCGTTGCTCGCGGGTTACATCCGTGACGCCACGGGCCATTACACCTATGCATGGATCGGCGCGGCAGCGATGTGCACGGTGGCCGCCGTCATCAGCGCGACAATCCGCAAGGACGCGGGGAAGAAGGAACCGGTTCCTGTCGGAGCCTGA
- a CDS encoding LysM peptidoglycan-binding domain-containing protein, protein MGFLDGLKKNLGLDKAEHKPTGRASEAPQEAAEASTGETVQSAGPEPSAEAPVGAGAAMPDAGAPAASVGQVTEVVVEADDTLSGIAVQFGVDLDALIAANADTVPNPDHIYPGQVLRLP, encoded by the coding sequence ATGGGTTTCCTCGATGGATTGAAGAAGAACCTCGGCCTCGACAAGGCCGAACACAAGCCGACTGGACGGGCCTCGGAGGCCCCGCAGGAGGCCGCTGAAGCCTCAACGGGGGAGACAGTCCAAAGTGCCGGGCCCGAGCCGTCAGCGGAAGCTCCCGTGGGTGCGGGCGCCGCGATGCCCGACGCCGGTGCTCCCGCCGCCAGCGTAGGGCAGGTCACCGAAGTCGTGGTGGAAGCAGACGATACCCTGAGCGGCATCGCCGTGCAGTTCGGCGTCGACTTGGATGCCCTGATCGCAGCGAACGCGGATACCGTGCCCAACCCGGACCACATCTACCCGGGCCAGGTGCTCCGCTTGCCCTAA
- a CDS encoding response regulator → MNLVLIVEDEAQIARAMQINLHAHGYHAISVGNGADALKAAAQQPVDIVVLDLGLPDMDGVDVIKGIRGWSSMPIIVLSARHGSEDKVEALDAGADDYVTKPFGLDELLARLRAASRRAAPRHEVPTLQTADFLVDLAGKKITKDGAEVRLTPTEWNILELLVRNAGRLVSQQQILTQVWGQAYAKETQYLRVYIAQLRRKLERDPAQPRHLHTEAGMGYRFDP, encoded by the coding sequence GTGAACCTCGTGCTGATCGTGGAAGATGAGGCGCAGATCGCCCGGGCGATGCAAATCAATCTCCATGCCCACGGCTACCACGCCATCAGCGTGGGCAACGGCGCAGATGCGCTCAAAGCGGCGGCCCAGCAGCCAGTGGACATCGTGGTGCTCGACCTTGGGCTTCCGGACATGGATGGCGTGGATGTGATCAAAGGAATCCGCGGCTGGAGCAGCATGCCCATCATCGTGTTGTCCGCCCGGCACGGCTCGGAAGACAAAGTAGAGGCCCTCGACGCCGGAGCCGACGACTACGTGACCAAGCCTTTCGGCCTGGACGAACTCCTGGCCAGGCTCCGTGCCGCCTCTCGGCGGGCAGCGCCCCGGCACGAAGTGCCGACGCTCCAGACCGCCGACTTCCTGGTTGACCTGGCCGGAAAGAAGATCACCAAAGACGGCGCAGAAGTGCGGCTGACACCCACGGAGTGGAACATCCTGGAATTGCTGGTGCGCAACGCCGGCCGGCTGGTCAGCCAGCAGCAGATCCTCACCCAGGTCTGGGGACAGGCCTACGCGAAGGAGACCCAGTACCTGCGTGTCTACATTGCCCAGCTCCGGCGCAAGCTCGAACGCGACCCTGCACAGCCCCGCCACCTCCACACCGAGGCCGGCATGGGATATCGCTTCGATCCGTAG